Proteins found in one Acanthopagrus latus isolate v.2019 chromosome 3, fAcaLat1.1, whole genome shotgun sequence genomic segment:
- the LOC119017285 gene encoding zinc finger protein 771-like isoform X1, protein MSHITRNTGNCYKWMKCWNFVCFPPDSFPVTQQSERNLAWLAAPGHRRRRNTGERTVNTAHIRVSRQFLTECFWRESSCESVKMSKVQTLRVVVKQRLTAAAEEIFELFERTIAEYEEELCRHRKLLDAVTEPQVQLHRTDVQQLLECKEEDPPEQQERSSSLDQEEPEPPHIKEEQEELWTRQEGEQLPGLEEADIKFTFTSVTVRSEEDDEEEPQSSQLHQRQTEQMETEADGEDCGGPELDKNSDPDRYLKPVTDDEVSRFSEPEINDNASEPEPETDDSSDWETRTPEVQSEERGSSCTVCKETFPSRSDVVKHMRTHKREKRFSCSVCGKTFSQSSHRNRHLIVHTGEKPFSCSLCGARFKQRSSLASHLKVHGGEKPHTCSVCKATFRFRRNLSAHMKSHSGEKPFSCSVCGQKFAERGSVRAHMSSHTGEKPYSCSLCGEKFARPGTLRRHSIIHTREKHYSCSVCNKSFTRLYTIKIHKCVDESSQNA, encoded by the exons ATGTCACATATCACTCGAAACACCGGAAACTGTTACAAATGGATGAAATGTTGGaactttgtctgtttccccccGGACTCATTTCCGGTTACTCAACAATCCGAAAGGAATTTAGCGTGGCTTGCTGCTCCAGGACATAGACGGAGACGGAACACGGGCGAGCGGACTGTAAACACAGCGCACATCAGAGTGAGCAGACAGTTTTTAACGGAGTGTTTCTGGAGGGAAAGTTCGTGTgagtcagtgaaaatgtctaaagtcCAAACGCTGAGAGTTGTTGTGAAGCAGCGACTAACTGCggctgctgaagagatatttgagctgtttgaaagaacgaTAGCAGAGTACGAGGAGGAACTGTGTCGACACCGGAAACTACTGGACGCTGTTACCGAGCCTCAGGTCCAGTTACACAGAACAG acgtccagcagctgttggagtGTAAAGAAGAGGAtcctcctgagcagcaggagaggagctccagtctggaccaggaggaaccagaacccccacacattaaagaggaacaggaggaactctggacccgtcaggagggagagcagcttccagggctggaggaggctgatatCAAGTTCACCTTCACTTCTGTCACTGTGAGGAGtgaggaagatgatgaagaggaacctcagtcctcacagcttcatcagagacagactgaacagatggagacagaagctgatggagaggactgtggaggacCAGAACTAGACAAGAACTCAGATCCAGATAGATATTTAAAACCTGTTACTGATGATGAGGTGTCACGCTTCTCTGAGCCCGAGATTAATGACAACGCctctgaacctgaacctgagaCTGATGACAGCAGTGACTGGGAGACCAGGACACCTGAGGTCCAGTCAGAGGAACGAGGTTCCAGTTGCACAGTCTGTAAAGAAACGTTTCCAAGCAGATCTGATGTTGTGAaacacatgagaacccacaAGAGGGAGAAACGGTTCAGTTGCTCGGTTTGtggtaaaacattttcacaaagttCGCATCGGAATCGTCACTTGATTGTCCACACGGGGGAGAAACCGTTCAGTTGTTCTCTCTGTGGTGCAAGATTCAAACAACGTTCAAGTTTGGCATCACACTTAAAAGTTCATGGCGGAGAAAAACCTCACACCTGCTCCGTTTGTAAAGCAACTTTCCGTTTCAGAAGGAATCTAAGCGCACACATGAAAAGCCACAGTGGAGAGAAACCAttcagttgttcagtttgtggTCAAAAATTTGCAGAAAGGGGATCAGTCAGAGCGCATATGAGTAGTCACACCGGGGAGAAACCATACAGTTGTTCACTTTGTGGTGAAAAATTTGCCAGACCTGGAACTCTGAGACGACACTCGATTATACACACACGGGAGAAACACTACAGCTGCAGCGTTTGTAACAAAAGTTTCACTCGACTTTATACTATCAAAATACACAAGTGTGTTGATGAGAGCAGCCAAAATGCATGA
- the LOC119017285 gene encoding zinc finger protein 771-like isoform X2 — translation MSKVQTLRVVVKQRLTAAAEEIFELFERTIAEYEEELCRHRKLLDAVTEPQVQLHRTDVQQLLECKEEDPPEQQERSSSLDQEEPEPPHIKEEQEELWTRQEGEQLPGLEEADIKFTFTSVTVRSEEDDEEEPQSSQLHQRQTEQMETEADGEDCGGPELDKNSDPDRYLKPVTDDEVSRFSEPEINDNASEPEPETDDSSDWETRTPEVQSEERGSSCTVCKETFPSRSDVVKHMRTHKREKRFSCSVCGKTFSQSSHRNRHLIVHTGEKPFSCSLCGARFKQRSSLASHLKVHGGEKPHTCSVCKATFRFRRNLSAHMKSHSGEKPFSCSVCGQKFAERGSVRAHMSSHTGEKPYSCSLCGEKFARPGTLRRHSIIHTREKHYSCSVCNKSFTRLYTIKIHKCVDESSQNA, via the exons atgtctaaagtcCAAACGCTGAGAGTTGTTGTGAAGCAGCGACTAACTGCggctgctgaagagatatttgagctgtttgaaagaacgaTAGCAGAGTACGAGGAGGAACTGTGTCGACACCGGAAACTACTGGACGCTGTTACCGAGCCTCAGGTCCAGTTACACAGAACAG acgtccagcagctgttggagtGTAAAGAAGAGGAtcctcctgagcagcaggagaggagctccagtctggaccaggaggaaccagaacccccacacattaaagaggaacaggaggaactctggacccgtcaggagggagagcagcttccagggctggaggaggctgatatCAAGTTCACCTTCACTTCTGTCACTGTGAGGAGtgaggaagatgatgaagaggaacctcagtcctcacagcttcatcagagacagactgaacagatggagacagaagctgatggagaggactgtggaggacCAGAACTAGACAAGAACTCAGATCCAGATAGATATTTAAAACCTGTTACTGATGATGAGGTGTCACGCTTCTCTGAGCCCGAGATTAATGACAACGCctctgaacctgaacctgagaCTGATGACAGCAGTGACTGGGAGACCAGGACACCTGAGGTCCAGTCAGAGGAACGAGGTTCCAGTTGCACAGTCTGTAAAGAAACGTTTCCAAGCAGATCTGATGTTGTGAaacacatgagaacccacaAGAGGGAGAAACGGTTCAGTTGCTCGGTTTGtggtaaaacattttcacaaagttCGCATCGGAATCGTCACTTGATTGTCCACACGGGGGAGAAACCGTTCAGTTGTTCTCTCTGTGGTGCAAGATTCAAACAACGTTCAAGTTTGGCATCACACTTAAAAGTTCATGGCGGAGAAAAACCTCACACCTGCTCCGTTTGTAAAGCAACTTTCCGTTTCAGAAGGAATCTAAGCGCACACATGAAAAGCCACAGTGGAGAGAAACCAttcagttgttcagtttgtggTCAAAAATTTGCAGAAAGGGGATCAGTCAGAGCGCATATGAGTAGTCACACCGGGGAGAAACCATACAGTTGTTCACTTTGTGGTGAAAAATTTGCCAGACCTGGAACTCTGAGACGACACTCGATTATACACACACGGGAGAAACACTACAGCTGCAGCGTTTGTAACAAAAGTTTCACTCGACTTTATACTATCAAAATACACAAGTGTGTTGATGAGAGCAGCCAAAATGCATGA